A genomic window from Microbacterium sp. ET2 includes:
- a CDS encoding class I SAM-dependent RNA methyltransferase → MEVGDELVLRIDDVAHGGVFVARHGAGEGERGRVVFVPDTLPGEEVRARLVDTSKKAFWRAEVVEVTRASPDRRPHVWGQADLATPPANRPGGADFGHIALDAQRALKKRVVKDALRRIGGAEREVTMAPAGTARGGAETPDATRWRTRVSLHVDARGAVGPYAVRSHRVVEVTELPLATAEIEEAMSSLGRLAPGRVDLVRPADGRVRVIPRPERPRRGPAIPADPSVRETIVEQVGERAFRVDAGGFWQVHRLAAETLTDVVTGALRRSGGFDPDALHLDLYGGVGLFAAALGDLGGPRTRAISVESDPRATGHAAQNLRAWPAMNAETGRVDRWLLRFAQGLARADAEAVGRGTILLDPPRAGAGREVVDAVAALAPAAVVYVACDPVALARDLRTFRDHGYDTAVVEAIDLFPHSHHVEAVAVLTGEGRRG, encoded by the coding sequence ATGGAAGTCGGTGACGAGCTCGTTCTCCGCATCGACGACGTCGCCCACGGAGGCGTCTTCGTCGCCCGCCACGGCGCGGGGGAGGGGGAGCGGGGCCGGGTCGTATTCGTTCCCGACACGCTTCCCGGCGAGGAGGTCCGCGCGCGGCTCGTCGACACCTCGAAGAAGGCGTTCTGGCGCGCCGAGGTCGTCGAGGTCACCCGTGCCTCACCCGATCGACGACCCCACGTCTGGGGCCAGGCCGACCTCGCGACGCCCCCGGCGAATCGCCCCGGCGGCGCCGACTTCGGACACATCGCGCTGGACGCGCAGCGCGCCCTGAAGAAGCGTGTGGTGAAGGACGCACTGCGGCGCATCGGAGGCGCGGAGCGCGAGGTCACGATGGCGCCGGCGGGCACCGCGCGCGGAGGAGCGGAGACGCCGGATGCCACGCGCTGGCGAACGCGCGTGAGTCTCCACGTCGACGCCCGCGGCGCCGTGGGGCCGTACGCGGTGCGCAGTCACCGCGTGGTCGAGGTCACCGAACTGCCGCTGGCGACCGCCGAGATCGAAGAGGCGATGTCATCGCTCGGACGTCTCGCACCGGGGCGGGTGGATCTCGTCCGACCCGCAGACGGGCGCGTGCGCGTCATCCCCCGTCCGGAGCGCCCGCGCCGCGGCCCGGCGATCCCGGCCGACCCCTCCGTCCGAGAGACGATCGTCGAGCAGGTGGGAGAGCGTGCGTTCCGCGTCGATGCGGGGGGCTTCTGGCAGGTGCATCGCCTGGCCGCGGAGACCCTCACCGACGTCGTCACGGGTGCATTGCGCCGGTCGGGCGGGTTCGATCCCGACGCCCTGCACCTCGACCTCTACGGGGGTGTCGGCCTCTTCGCGGCGGCGCTCGGTGACCTCGGCGGCCCGCGCACCCGGGCGATCAGCGTCGAGTCCGATCCCCGAGCCACCGGCCACGCCGCGCAGAACCTCCGCGCATGGCCGGCGATGAACGCCGAGACCGGTCGCGTCGACCGCTGGCTTCTCCGCTTCGCGCAGGGGCTCGCGCGCGCCGACGCCGAAGCGGTCGGTCGCGGCACCATCCTCCTCGACCCGCCGCGGGCCGGGGCCGGACGCGAGGTCGTCGATGCGGTCGCTGCGCTCGCGCCCGCCGCCGTGGTCTACGTCGCATGCGACCCGGTCGCGCTCGCGCGCGACCTCCGCACGTTCCGCGACCACGGCTACGACACCGCCGTCGTCGAGGCGATCGACCTCTTCCCGCACTCGCACCACGTCGAAGCGGTGGCGGTGCTCACCGGCGAGGGGCGCCGTGGATAG